From a region of the Mauremys mutica isolate MM-2020 ecotype Southern chromosome 12, ASM2049712v1, whole genome shotgun sequence genome:
- the LOC123344973 gene encoding C-type lectin domain family 2 member D-like translates to MYNGLDTCKEQQLGMSLNSNGDQERGKDPGYGFRKTRALKMIATVTVTVLILGLITTTAALAVRTAKPCLDCEDVPSCPDGWVGYRRQCYFFSEDERNWTASRSYCSSQGASLAGIDGGLEMTFLLRYKGSVYHWIGLRREPSQSWKWPNGTKFDNRFEIRGGGDCAYLNDIGVSSSNCETEKNWICAKPDRCGKRKENSLEGTEKQ, encoded by the exons ATGTACAATGGCCTGGATACCTGCAAGGAACAGCAGCTGGGCATGTCCCTTAATAGCAATGGAGACCAAGAGCGAGGAAAGGACCCAG GTTACGGATTCAGGAAAACTAGAGCACTTAAAATGATTGCAACAGTCACAGTCACGGTCCTGATCTTGGGTTTAATCACTACCACAGCCGCCCTGGCAG TCAGAACCGCTAAACCGTGTTTGGATTGTGAGGACGTCCCATCGTGCCCGGATGGCTGGGTCGGCTACCGAAGACAGTGCTACTTCTTCTCCGAGGACGAAAGGAATTGGACCGCCAGCCGGAGTTACTGCTCTTCACAGGGCGCCTCCCTGGCGGGGATTGACGGTGGCCTGGAGATG ACGTTCCTTCTGCGGTACAAAGGCAGCGTTTACCATTGGATCGGCCTCAGAAGGGAGCCCAGCCAGTCGTGGAAGTGGCCCAATGGCACCAAATTTGACAATCG GTTCGAAataagaggaggaggagactgtGCGTATCTGAATGACATAGGTGTCAGCTCGTCAAACTGTGAGACGGAGAAGAACTGGATCTGTGCCAAACCTGATCGATGTGGGAAACGGAAAGAGAATAGTCTGGAAGGGACGGAAAAGCAGTGA